Proteins encoded within one genomic window of Humulus lupulus chromosome 1, drHumLupu1.1, whole genome shotgun sequence:
- the LOC133812662 gene encoding GTPase ERA-like, chloroplastic — protein MELVSYNSATSTLTREKFLASSSFSKFRTIRDSRWPLVPSSIRKYPRQIHFHVEPRNRTHKFVLLSARQQLLVSEQENDDGEEEDEEEEYSDGEASLLSLSVKPDRNMALLDDYELEELEYSDPNHRSGYVAVLGKPNVGKSTLSNQMIGQKLSIVTDKPQTTRHRVLGICSGPEYQMILYDTPGVIEKKMHMLDSMMMKNVRNAAVNADCVLVLVDACKVPEKIDEILEEGLGDVTEKKPPILLVLNKRDMIKPGELAKKLEWYEKFTNVDEVIPVSAKYGQGVEDIKNWILSKLPVGPAYYPKDIVSEHPERFFVSEIVREKIFIQYRKEIPYVCQVNVVSYKTRPTAKDFIQVEIVVEKNSQKIIIIGKDGKALKILATAARLDIEDFLQKKVYLEVEVKVKENWRQDEGLLKYYGYGGQIKAL, from the exons ATGGAGCTTGTTTCGTACAACTCTGCAACTTCAACTCTTACAAGAGAAAAGTTTTTAGCTAGTTCCTCCTTTTCCAAATTCCGCACTATCCGAGATAGCCGCTGGCCTCTGGTTCCTTCTTCTATCAGAAAATATCCACGACAAATCCATTTCCATGTCGAACCCAGAAACCGTACCCataaatttgtattgttaagtGCAAGACAGCAGCTTTTGGTTAGCGAACAAGAAAATGACGACGgcgaagaagaagatgaagaagaagaatattcGGACGGCGAAGCTTCTTTACTGTCTCTGAGCGTGAAGCCTGACAGGAACATGGCCTTACTGGACGACTATGAATTGGAAGAGCTCGAATACTCTGACCCTAACCATCGGAGCG GCTATGTGGCTGTACTTGGGAAGCCAAATGTTGGAAAGAGTACACTGTCAAACCAAATGATAGGTCAAAAGTTGTCAATAGTTACTGATAAACCACAAACTACAAGGCATCGAGTTCTTGGTATATGTTCTGGCCCAGAATATCAG ATGATACTTTATGATACACCTGGTGTTATTGAGAAGAAGATGCACATGTTAGATTCTATGATGATGAAGAATGTCAGAAATGCTGCTGTCAATGCAGACTGTGTACTTGTTCTTGTTGATGCATGTAAAGTGCCCGAGAAA ATTGATGAAATATTGGAGGAAGGTCTTGGTGACGTCACAGAAAAAAAGCCACCCATTTTGCTGGTTTTGAATAAACGAGATATGATTAAACCTGGTGAACTTGCAAAGAAGCTGGAG TGGTATGAAAAATTTACAAATGTTGATGAGGTCATACCAGTGAGTGCCAAATATGGTCAGGGAGTGGAAGATATCAAGAATTGGATTCTGTCAAAACTTCCTGTTGGGCCAGCTTACTATCCAAAG GACATTGTCAGTGAGCATCCTGAAAGATTCTTTGTTTCTGAAATTGTAAGAGAAAAGATATTTATTCAGTATCGGAAGGAAATTCCTTATGTATGCCAG GTGAATGTGGTGAGCTACAAAACTAGGCCAACTGCAAAGGATTTTATACAAGTGGAAATTGTTGTTGAAAAAAACTCACAGAAGATCATCATTATAGGAAAG GATGGTAAGGCTCTAAAAATACTTGCGACAGCTGCGCGGCTTGACATTGAGGATTTCTTACAGAAGAAGGTTTATCTTGAG GTTGAAGTGAAAGTGAAAGAAAATTGGAGGCAAGACGAAGGGCTGTTGAAGTACTATGGCTATGGGGGGCAAATTAAAGCATTATGA